One window of the Streptomyces asoensis genome contains the following:
- a CDS encoding type II toxin-antitoxin system Phd/YefM family antitoxin produces the protein MEDVKIVVERRYVPEPIDYERLVSLVESTGERVVLTEADVPVSVLFPARVVAELEHWARADHPTPAPMPQAPEEEEANETTWDVGRLRVEPLARPQEYGPYTRYVRADGRRVSFARAGTVVAVQMTADEAAWFVDRAMHTRQGFMDPKQAAAFEEFLARQPSAGDQ, from the coding sequence GTGGAAGATGTGAAAATCGTTGTTGAGCGCCGTTACGTTCCGGAACCGATCGACTATGAGCGTCTTGTCTCGCTGGTCGAGTCCACCGGCGAACGCGTCGTGCTCACCGAGGCCGATGTGCCGGTGAGCGTGCTGTTCCCGGCGCGGGTGGTGGCCGAGCTGGAGCACTGGGCCCGGGCCGACCACCCCACACCCGCACCGATGCCGCAGGCCCCGGAAGAGGAGGAGGCGAACGAGACGACGTGGGACGTCGGACGACTGCGGGTCGAACCGTTGGCCCGCCCGCAGGAGTACGGGCCCTACACCCGGTACGTGCGCGCCGATGGCAGGCGCGTCAGCTTCGCCCGGGCCGGGACGGTGGTGGCCGTGCAGATGACCGCCGACGAGGCGGCATGGTTCGTGGACAGAGCCATGCATACGCGCCAGGGATTCATGGACCCCAAGCAGGCGGCGG
- a CDS encoding CU044_2847 family protein, with product MGEAEVVELELPDGGALLVRALPVSVSGDDLDHEHGGPSNIGLRDALSFTAVSTALRGVAATVQDALQSVRPDVVEAEFGLEFALKGSQVVCLLVGGEATATLRVRLEWQNGSVSGGR from the coding sequence ATGGGGGAAGCGGAGGTCGTCGAACTGGAGTTGCCCGACGGCGGCGCGCTGTTGGTACGAGCGTTGCCGGTGTCGGTCAGCGGGGACGATCTGGATCACGAGCATGGCGGGCCGTCGAACATCGGGCTCCGTGACGCTCTCTCCTTCACGGCGGTGAGCACCGCGCTGCGAGGAGTGGCGGCCACCGTGCAGGACGCGCTCCAGTCGGTGCGACCTGATGTGGTGGAGGCCGAGTTCGGACTCGAGTTCGCGCTGAAGGGCTCGCAGGTGGTGTGCCTGCTGGTCGGCGGGGAGGCCACAGCCACCTTGCGCGTACGCCTGGAGTGGCAGAACGGTTCGGTATCCGGCGGCCGGTGA